The DNA sequence GGCAACATCTTCAGCACTTTCATCTTCATTTCTTCCAGCCCTTCATCACTATCCTAAGCAAATCTCCACTCATAATCATATTGGCAAAACATCACTGAACAAGAAAAAGCTACCATCTTTCAGAATTCAAGCTGCAAAGGTTCCTGCTGGGGTAAATctcttcaattttattttttttaatcatgcaaatcttaatatttttgtaCATGTGTTTGTTAACAAACAGTTAAAAATTTCTGCAGGTTGAAGTGCCTAAAGTGCAGCCTCAATTTAAAGCCCCTTTTCTTGGATTTACAAGAACTGCTGAGATTTGGAACTCCAGAGCTTGTATGATAGGTCTTATTGGAACCTTTTTTGTAGAGCTGGTAATGTTATTGTTTTACAGAGTTCTTTTGGGTGATTTTTTTCGAAAGCTGTAGCTATGTGGTTTTCTTGATTTTAAGCTGGCATGTTCTTGATTTTTTGCAGATAATCCACAAGGGTATACTTGAGGTGATAGGAGTGGAGATTGGGAAAGGCCTTGACCTTCCTCTTTGAAGAGGCACTGTTTAAGTTGCATACAATGATACAAGAGCCTTGTAAAATGCCTATATGACACAATTGTTGAGATTCTTATTTGCATCAAATGTTTCCATGTCCTGATATCTAATACATTTTTCAAGCtaaatatagattttttttcatttatgtaAATTCCAGTCGAAAGAGGTTAGCCTCTGCTAAAAATACGGCGTCTGCACTCATGACCATGATTGAAATAATCGACAAAGGCACAAAGCAATAAACCATATCTGCTGCAAAGAAGAACAAACAGAAAGCTTATTCATCATTTGGCATTCTCAGGCATCTCTAGAAGATAGTACAGAACCATACATTCTGTTGATCTCGTGTTATTCTCTAGTATGCTCTTCAAGACTACATCACACATTCTGATGGTCTCGCTAGATATTACAGGTTCTGATAAAATTTTACAACCATAGAATATGTAAACATTCACATTACTTGCTTGGTCAGAAGCTCTAGGCAGATAATTACAAAACTCTGCTAATCCTAAGATCAACAACTGGCACCTTAGAAGTAGGCTCGGATATATTTAGTGCATCAGCTACTGATAAACGGCGATTTTTCCATGCAGTTTCTGCCCACTTTTTCATCTTTTCTCCTTCAGCCTTTCTGTTTTGTTGCACGCATAGCAGTTCAGCATACCCTCCTACACATAATTAGCTACATTAAATCACGAACTAATGTTTAAGAAGTCCGTTAGGTTTGTTCCATGTGCTTAGAATCATACCATGGGGTAAGAACATCGCAAATTGCAtcctaataaatataaaaaagcaCTCAAAATTTAATTTCTACCTCTTGCAAGAGCAACAATGTCCCTTCTGTGCACCTTGTCCACATCGCTAGCTTCTAGTGAAGGAGCTTTTAGCATTTCCAAAGCTCTCCTATATAGTCCCTGTAGATAACATATATCAGAACTTAAAGCACTAATTCTGAAATACATTATAACAATATACTACTTGACAACATATTAGTAATTATATATCATGTACTGAAATAAGTTTTACAGGTCACGTGATATTCATAATTTGGAACCGCCTATCTTAAAAGCTGATGTAAAGTTTATTGGATACAAATTGATGGAAATCAGCACAGGAAGTTTCCAGAGTAGTTTTTAGttgaaaagttaaaaaaatcCATATATGACATCAACTTAATACAAAGCTGCAAATGTAAAAGTcttgtttgtttttataaatttcttgtGATAAATCAACCAGTGTGTTTTAAGTGAGCACACTCATTGCTTATATTCATGCCAAGTTGCGAAAGTTTAATACGCATCTTACCTCTTGAATCAAAAGGGAACTTGACCGTTCTGTTGCTGCTTTGTGTCTATACATAAGAGCTATGCAGGTTAAAACAACCCCAACCTTGGGATGACGTGAGcctaaattaaaatcaatacaATCTAATTAGCGTGAGAAACATTTTCATACTTTACTAACAATATATTAACACATATACTACACACCAAAATGTTCTTCCGTTTTAGTCAATGCTTGAGTCAGCATCTCTTCTGCCTCAGAAAAATTTCTAAACAGCACAAGATAGATTTCATTAAGGAATAGGACTTGCATTAAAAAACTGAAGGGGGGaaacagtattaaaaaaaaaacaaaaaaaccgAACCCTAAGTGTGCCTCAAGCTGCCCCAATGAGCAAGTAGCTGCCAGGAGAACTTCCTCCAAAGCCATATTACCAGCTGCAAAGTTATGAGGATCGCTTAAATCTTTTGTTTCTGTTGCCCCCTGGATAACTTTCTCATATAGCTCCTTTGCCATCGGGAAATTCTGCTTGGCATGAAGGAACCCTCCATATGATAAAGCAACATTGCCTATAAAATAAcatcataatttaatatattggagaataaaatgaaatacaaCAACATATACTGAAATCATACCACCTTTAATTCC is a window from the Daucus carota subsp. sativus chromosome 8, DH1 v3.0, whole genome shotgun sequence genome containing:
- the LOC108197052 gene encoding light-harvesting complex-like protein OHP1, chloroplastic; this encodes MKELAIVSATTQAHKMATSSALSSSFLPALHHYPKQISTHNHIGKTSLNKKKLPSFRIQAAKVPAGVEVPKVQPQFKAPFLGFTRTAEIWNSRACMIGLIGTFFVELIIHKGILEVIGVEIGKGLDLPL
- the LOC108197051 gene encoding uncharacterized protein LOC108197051, coding for MFRAASKLSTAARPIFSATFSLSKPVCNSTFLSQLSNTKSQKIRFFSSSDVFKASPVAVEMINYALSLARSQKSDESYAQGLLVLEQCQSTQQDDNSKGLVLLGMSTLFSERGNYEEAIEQLKKVKDLAVSSLAIKVAASEALVGLHLELGQDDSSSVLADICLQLLESVKMETGSGYGDGVLDARAKALKGLVELVRGDLESSDLYFQGLEGIKGNVALSYGGFLHAKQNFPMAKELYEKVIQGATETKDLSDPHNFAAGNMALEEVLLAATCSLGQLEAHLGNFSEAEEMLTQALTKTEEHFGSRHPKVGVVLTCIALMYRHKAATERSSSLLIQEGLYRRALEMLKAPSLEASDVDKVHRRDIVALARGGYAELLCVQQNRKAEGEKMKKWAETAWKNRRLSVADALNISEPTSKVPVVDLRISRVL